In Seriola aureovittata isolate HTS-2021-v1 ecotype China chromosome 24, ASM2101889v1, whole genome shotgun sequence, the following proteins share a genomic window:
- the LOC130165303 gene encoding nck-associated protein 5-like isoform X5 has product MVSLQQQFSRMEETVRSLLQNQGVLEQTAVDTVDIMKAYKDKLSEEVQKQHDGPEESGSLPATQVELDPGLLPSADPDASQAEEDKDKTKLLLERLKTLEEENSALALENESQREQYECCLDEVANQVVQALLTQKDLREECLKLRTRVFDLEQQNRALSVLFQQRIKPASDLLLQKLHSRIMDLSAADLLLEPERSKAFLLSRNTDSPSNEVQLNGKAGLPVAKCLSQLSLTVPAPVYPRSSCSSSELSLSSACSEFSSGSYTWNDGRSCGKMSSLTWEKRLSLGSSAPSNICAPLEEQLPTRRKESHILEGLRKLQRRKHRSSSCSSKVSKSGYKDCMNSNEGIYSLGIKSGTKGVSKPTPVGRTWVAGGKKFAYDSDDADDELAHSSRGDNIPTKDSWFYCKRRSHSISDSLCSWEGLQDSGSGGGGGGDGSSGPVATKQPSGYDSKERPEKLLSFINSFLPEGGRTSAFTKPSILHFNPSEPEGHNPLSDVEDPEELNSESSDIRTSSSQPPEQAERDSKRLSRDAAKLLAQQCLRRDQGRTQSADGRPRPFSLIKEPKAAKCTQSEESILAIFDAEGEPIELCAQKLAAGAGSRNDIKGSKVVADYTELVPQERPTRQKSANTRNYTVLESPETPSEYQIRTSKTSNSREASAERLSMQLTPQRKLIKPPSTRANKGHSMPPLNDCTGPKSNGSKIPGRNKPSGSPLRLSKGSTIEQSGNSGPSGQEKSPSSPTVKMSRFIKTPGNSSQSPKVVNSKLPGRADWSKGPSSGSPHLSRRHLEYADNGEQPTRDKHCETSKNKLRSPSPPPPPGRTTSLLIRPNYEGSPQAHKTGVAQPSTPTTVRGPPPSYHTSLVPNMQTTLPIKDKDCLDLDAGYGTALAPQKLVEKTSQHLQKSPATTQTSTKGTSKRMTTKDYLPSANSGCAPEPENAPKSSKNVPPPYSALRGSSLQNSFASKRGSTHENVHQSVQKTSVSLPISLQDSPQGKTEPQNGKAVVSPPSSVMMSPNHMEKASKTRIPMGFKAFLKSPPSHKNSPSVPGKQEKDHINSVSKETVTSNAATQCDSLQPVYSIDSPPNMSVTEGKGEVQCRLLEEEAHAAVLPEEGDVCDKGKRSSQLFSRSISVSTKPHLKPALGMTGAKARSQSFSTNYIEKPNINALDGPGKIRTQIITNSGERGNSLSRQSSLEVPSVGSAESPVHSPRLSQYGGMTGSNSHDILPERTSKSGSKDEGSQGTVKGEAITSPSQKEVRSLPISDRTGLKNIRKPSKVASHPQFQPPASCVYSPENPVRETGGVAATTIEPDFSREVKTQTESPNKTPDVDEKKGSSTVCTIEEKVMMGIKENVQKCQEQEKVAANEAKQKTGPSLANWFGLRKSKLPALSGKKTDSPKGKEEKKELKIGSVLGGKQMKSDKKKDKRKNDNQQKDGQEVQNVSEMNNKLSSIMDHCNNQMGQIASQIQCTTAFIGKDQFVKELLGRSALKGNPVSASPPGISTPKKHSEMKGDMEICPDTTTLIMTQRINLRAENEEARIPDTACQDHMIGSGCQMRTLDSGIGTFPLPDSVTRASGRHIPKSESSPDGVTAGSSELNPEPPPSSRPDPSDPDVKVPSFPKTRLHAPTSMGHSLSDPTVTCSSNTQDTQSRLPKLATSDAIRTKRLSLCAPPSNVSTEDNEKEAERKMKTKDYDMPGERALRVCTYSGSSSSSDTETELEETRSALGSPHRTLVNRTKKSDSVDQNEETLKRSSVETSLSIMDYYQHDMFSHLEKDSRRISQYNLLHKESSLDGKAGDRLSKEMPQEKTPVSSNQPGSLDFSLESLNKLNHSSSSSGGGSGGGGLYPDMGRRGDGHVDEKSAEDCCKVDEPPSSSFSGKPGADPVGSLSDSLYDSFSSCTSQGSNDV; this is encoded by the exons GATGGAAGAGACGGTGCGGTCGCTGCTGCAGAATCAGGGCGTCCTGGAGCAGACTGCTGTGGACACAGTGGACATCATGAAGGCCTATAAG GATAAACTCTCAGAGGAAGTGCAGAAGCAGCACGATGGCCCCGAAGAGAGCGGCTCCCTGCCGGCTACTCAAGTGGAGCTGGACCCCGGGCTTCTGCCGAGCGCAGATCCTGATGCCAGCCAAgcagaagaagacaaagacaaaaccaAGCTCCTTCTGGAGCGCCTCAAGACCCTGGAG gaggaaaaTTCTGCCTTGGCCTTGGAGAACGAGAGCCAGAGGGAGCAGTATGAATGCTGTCTGGATGAG GTCGCCAATCAAGTTGTGCAGGCGCTTCTCACCCAGAAG GATCTGAGAGAGGAATGTCTGAAGCTGCGAACCAGGGTGTTTGACCTCGAGCAGCAGAACCGGGCACTGAGTGTTTTGTTCCAGCAGAGGATCAAGCCCGCCTCAGACCTGCTTCTCCAG AAACTCCACTCTCGGATCATGGATCTGTCTGCGGCAGATTTACTTCTGGAGCCAGAGAGAAGCAAGGCCTTCTTGCTTTCCAGGAATACGGACTCTCCCTCTAAT GAGGTCCAGTTGAACGGGAAGGCAGGCCTACCTGTTGCTAAGTGTCTGAGCCAGCTGAGTCTGACGGTGCCAGCGCCTGTGTACCCACGCAGCAGCTGTAGCAGCAGCGAGTTGTCCCTGTCGAGTGCGTGCAGTGAATTCTCCAGCGGCTCTTACACCTGGAATGATGGACGCTCCTGTGGAAAAATG TCATCGCTGACCTGGGAGAAGAGGCTGAGTCTGGGTTCATCCGCCCCAAGTAATATCTGTGCCCCGCTGGAGGAGCAGCTCCCCACCAGGCGCAAGGAGAGCCACATACTAGAGGGACTGAGAAAGCtccagaggaggaaacacaggagTTCTTCCTGTTCTTCTAAGGTCTCCAAGTCAGGCTACAAAGACTGCATGAACTCCAACGAGGGCATCTACTCCCTGGGTATCAAGAGTGGAACTAAAGGGGTATCTAAGCCTACCCCTGTGGGTAGAACTTGGGTTGCTGGTGGAAAGAAGTTCGCTTATGATTCTGATGACGCAGATGATGAACTGGCACATTCCAGTCGTGGAGATAACATCCCCACCAAGGACAGTTGGTTTTACTGTAAGAGGCGCTCCCACAGCATCTCAGACAGTTTATGTAGCTGGGAGGGGTTACAGGAcagtggtagtggtggtggaggtggaggtgatggTAGCTCAGGTCCTGTGGCTACGAAACAGCCATCTGGCTATGACTCAAAAGAGCGTCCTGAGAAACTCCTGAGTTTCATTAACAGTTTTCTCCCTGAGGGAGGTCGGACATCAGCTTTTACTAAACCATCCATACTGCACTTCAACCCCTCTGAGCCAGAGGGTCACAATCCCCTCTCTGATGTGGAGGATCCTGAGGAACTGAACTCTGAGTCCAGTGACATCCGAACGTCCTCTAGCCAGCCACCGGAGCAAGCGGAGAGGGACTCCAAGAGGCTTTCAAGGGATGCTGCCAAACTGCTCGCCCAACAGTGCTTGCGGAGAGACCAGGGACGCACCCAGTCTGCAGATGGGAGGCCCAGGCCTTTCAGCCTAATTAAGGAGCCCAAAGCAGCCAAATGCACCCAGTCTGAGGAGAGCATTTTGGCCATATTTGATGCAGAAGGAGAGCCTATTGAACTTTGTGCTCAGAAACTCGCAGCAGGTGCTGGGTCTCGAAATGACATTAAAGGTAGCAAAGTAGTTGCTGATTACACAGAGCTAGTTCCCCAAGAGAGACCAACAAGGCAGAAATCAGCAAATACAAGGAACTACACTGTCCTCGAATCCCCAGAAACGCCATCTGAATATCAGATTAGGACTAGCAAAACAAGCAATAGCAGAGAGGCAAGTGCAGAGAGGCTGTCAATGCAGTTGACTCCTCAAAGGAAGCTAATCAAGCCACCGAGCACCCGAGCTAATAAAGGTCATTCAATGCCTCCTTTGAATGATTGTACTGGTCCCAAGTCCAATGGTTCAAAGATACCTGGTCGTAACAAACCGTCAGGATCCCCGCTGAGATTGTCAAAGGGCTCCACCATTGAACAAAGTGGAAACTCAGGACCCTCTGGTCAGGAGAAATCCCCCTCTTCTCCTACAGTTAAAATGTCCAGGTTCATAAAGACACCAGGAAACTCTTCACAGAGCCCAAAGGTGGTAAATTCCAAGCTTCCCGGCAGGGCCGACTGGAGTAAGGGCCCCTCCTCCGGTTCCCCACACCTCTCGAGGAGGCACCTGGAGTATGCTGACAATGGCGAACAgccaaccagagacaaacactgtgaaaccagcaaaaataaactcaggtccccttctcctccccctcccccaggCCGCACCACCTCCTTACTGATCAGACCAAATTATGAAGGGTCGCCTCAAGCACATAAAACAGGGGTAGCTCAACCATCCACACCAACCACTGTGAGGGGCCCTCCCCCAAGTTACCACACCTCACTTGTACCAAATATGCAAACTACACTACCCATCAAGGATAAAGACTGTTTAGACTTGGATGCAGGCTACGGGACTGCACTCGCACCTCAGAAACTGGTTGAGAAAACCAGTCAGCACCTTCAGAAGTCCCCCGCCACGACTCAAACATCTACTAAAGGCACTTCCAAGCGAATGACCACGAAAGACTACCTCCCTTCTGCAAACTCAGGGTGTGCTCCAGAACCTGAAAATGCACCTAAAAGCTCAAAGAATGTCCCTCCTCCCTACAGTGCCCTCAGAGGGTCCTCACTTCAAAACTCATTTGCAAGTAAAAGAGGATCAACCCATGAAAATGTCCATCAGTCAGTGCAGAAGACCTCTGTTAGTTTACCTATATCTCTTCAAGACTCCCCTCAAGGTAAGACAGAGCCACAAAATGGCAAAGCTGTAGTCAGCCCCCCCAGCTCAGTCATGATGTCTCCGAACCATATGGAAAAAGCCTCAAAGACTCGCATCCCAATGGGtttcaaagcatttttaaaatctccCCCCAGCCATAAAAACAGTCCCTCTGTACCAGGCAAGCAAGAGAAAGACCATATCAACTCAGTCTCCAAAGAGACTGTGACTTCAAATGCTGCTACCCAGTGTGACAGCTTGCAGCCAGTGTACAGTATTGATTCACCACCCAATATGTCTGTTACAGAGGGGAAAGGTGAGGTCCAGTGTAGGTTACTAGAAGAGGAGGCTCATGCTGCTGTGTTACCAGAGGAGGGGGATGTTTGCGATAAGGGGAAAAGGAGTAGTCAACTTTTCTCTCGATCCATATCTGTTTCTACTAAACCTCATCTGAAGCCGGCCTTGGGGATGACTGGAGCTAAAGCCCGTAGCCAGAGTTTCAGCACCAACTACATTGAGAAACCCAACATCAACGCTCTAGATGGACCGGGAAAAATCCGCACGCAGATCATCACCAACTCAGGTGAAAGGGGGAACTCTCTGTCAAGACAGAGCTCCTTGGAGGTTCCCAGTGTTGGGTCAGCTGAGAGCCCTGTCCATTCCCCCAGGCTTAGCCAATATGGAGGTATGACAGGGTCAAACAGTCATGACATCCTTCCCGAGAGAACGTCTAAATCGGGCTCAAAAGACGAGGGGTCGCAGGGCACAGTGAAAGGGGAGGCAATCACCTCACCTTCTCAAAAAGAGGTACGTAGCTTACCCATAAGTGATAGGACTGGTTTGAAAAACATTCGTAAGCCATCAAAAGTTGCCTCCCATCCGCAGTTTCAGCCTCCGGCCTCTTGTGTCTATAGCCCAGAAAACCCAGTGCGAGAGACAGGAGGCGTAGCAGCCACCACAATTGAGCCAGACTTCAGCAGGGAAGTCAAAACTCAGACGGAGTCGCCAAACAAAACCCCAGATGTGGACGAGAAAAAAGGCAGCTCCACAGTCTGCACTATTGAAGAGAAAGTCATGATGGGAATCAAAGAGAATGTGCAGAAATGTCAAGAACAAGAGAAGGTCGCTGCCAATGAGGCCAAACAGAAAACGGGCCCCTCTCTGGCAAACTGGTTTGGTCTCCGTAAGAGCAAACTCCCAGCTCTGAGCGGTAAGAAAACAGACTCCCCgaagggaaaagaggagaagaaagagctGAAGATTGGATCTGTTCTCGGAGGCAAACAGATGAAGTCAGACAAGAAGAAGGATAAGAGGAAAAACGATAACCAGCAGAAGGATGGTCAGGAGGTGCAGAATGTGTCTGAGATGAACAACAAGCTGAGCTCCATCATGGACCACTGCAACAATCAGATGGGTCAGATTGCCAGTCAGATCCAGTGCACCACAGCGTTTATTGGCAAAGACCAGTTCGTTAAAGAGCTCCTTGGCAG GTCTGCTTTGAAGGGCAACCCTGTGTCTGCATCACCGCCTGGGATCTCCACACCCAAGAAACACAGCGAAATGAAGGGAGATATGGAGATCTGTCCAGATACTACT aCCCTTATAATGACTCAGAGGATCAATCTAAGGGCTGAAAATGAGGAGGCACGCATCCCGGACACAGCTTGTCAAGACCACATGATAG GCTCCGGCTGTCAGATGAGAACCCTGGACAGCGGGATCGGCACCTTCCCTCTCCCCGATTCCGTCACCCGAGCCAGCGGTCGCCACATCCCTAAATCCGAATCCAGCCCCGATGGGGTGACCGCCGGCTCCTCTGAGCTCAATCCGGagcctcctccctcttctcgCCCAGACCCCTCTGACCCCGATGTGAAAGTGCCTTCCTTCCCAAAAACCCGCCTGCATGCCCCTACCAGCATGGGTCACTCCCTGTCTGACCCCACCGtgacctgcagcagcaacaccCAGGACACCCAGAGCCGGCTGCCCAAATTAGCAACTTCAG ATGCAATCAGGACAAAGAGGTTGAGTCTTTGTGCGCCGCCGAGCAACGTCTCCACGGAGGACAACGAGAAAGAAgcggagaggaagatgaagaccAAGGACTATGATATGCCCGGT GAAAGAGCCCTGCGAGTGTGCACGTACtcgggcagcagcagcagcagcgacaccGAGACCGAACTGGAGGAAACCAGAAGCGCGCTGGGCTCGCCGCATAGGACCCTCGTCAACAGAACCAAGAAGAGCGACTCAG TCGACCAGAATGAGGAGACCCTGAAGAGGAGCAGCGTGGAGACGTCCTTGTCGATCATGGACTACTACCAACACGACATGTTCTCACATCTGGAGAAGGACAGCAGGAGGATCTCCCAGTACAACCTGTTGCATAAGGAGTCATCCCTCGACGGCAAAGCAGGAGACAGACTCAGC aAGGAGATGCCCCAGGAGAAAACACCCGTCAGCTCAAACCAGCCGGGCTCCCTCGACTTCTCCTTAGAGTCCCTGAACAAGCTGaatcacagcagctccagcagcggcggcggcagcggtGGCGGCGGCCTCTACCCGGACATGGGCCGCCGAGGTGACGGCCATGTCGACGAGAAGAGCGCGGAGGACTGCTGCAAGGTGGACGAGCCcccctcctccagcttctccgGCAAGCCCGGGGCGGATCCGGTGGGCTCCCTGAGCGACTCGCTGTACGACAGCTTCTCCTCCTGCACCAGTCAGGGCTCCAATGACGTGTAG